A genome region from Cognatishimia activa includes the following:
- the gcvH gene encoding glycine cleavage system protein GcvH, which yields MKFTEEHEWLREEDGLIVVGITEHAAEQLGDVVFVELPETDTEVSKDDEVCVIESVKAASDILAPIDGEIVEVNEALVDEPGKVNEDPLGDAWFFKMKAADASQMDDMMDEAAYKDFIG from the coding sequence ATGAAATTCACCGAAGAGCACGAATGGCTCCGCGAAGAAGACGGCCTGATCGTCGTCGGCATCACCGAGCACGCGGCCGAGCAATTGGGCGATGTGGTGTTCGTAGAACTGCCTGAAACAGACACTGAGGTCAGCAAGGACGACGAGGTCTGTGTGATCGAATCCGTCAAAGCGGCGTCTGACATCCTCGCGCCCATCGACGGTGAAATCGTCGAGGTCAACGAGGCCCTCGTGGACGAGCCCGGCAAGGTGAACGAAGACCCTCTGGGCGATGCATGGTTCTTCAAAATGAAGGCGGCCGACGCCAGCCAAATGGACGATATGATGGACGAAGCCGCCTACAAAGACTTCATCGGCTAA
- a CDS encoding arylesterase has product MSIASQYGISTWRSKALALVFGLIGSVSTAETTIVAFGDSLIHGFGLPQGDGFVPQMQAWLTAQGQDVTVINGGVSGDTTMGGLSRVAWTLTPEVDAMIVTLGGNDFLRGLDPAASKANIAGIVETAKAQGVEVLLTGMQAPGNYGPDYKAAFDALYGEVAEANDALLAESYFAGLPSEYPAQLGALMQADGIHPNREGVSLIVEALGPHVLELIARVED; this is encoded by the coding sequence ATGAGTATTGCATCGCAATATGGGATCAGCACGTGGCGAAGCAAGGCGCTGGCGCTGGTTTTTGGACTGATCGGTTCAGTTTCTACGGCCGAGACCACGATTGTCGCCTTTGGAGACAGTCTGATCCATGGCTTTGGTCTGCCGCAGGGCGATGGCTTTGTGCCGCAGATGCAGGCCTGGCTGACGGCGCAGGGTCAGGACGTAACCGTGATCAATGGCGGCGTGTCGGGCGACACCACCATGGGAGGCTTGTCCCGCGTGGCCTGGACTCTGACGCCTGAGGTGGATGCAATGATCGTGACGCTTGGCGGCAATGATTTCCTGCGTGGCCTCGATCCTGCGGCGAGCAAGGCCAATATCGCAGGCATCGTTGAGACCGCCAAAGCACAGGGGGTCGAGGTGCTTTTGACGGGCATGCAGGCGCCGGGCAACTACGGGCCTGACTACAAGGCCGCTTTCGATGCTCTTTATGGCGAGGTGGCAGAGGCCAACGACGCGCTGTTGGCGGAGAGTTATTTTGCGGGCCTACCTTCTGAGTACCCCGCCCAGCTTGGGGCCCTCATGCAAGCCGATGGAATTCATCCGAACAGAGAAGGCGTCAGCCTGATCGTTGAGGCTCTTGGCCCGCATGTTCTTGAGCTGATCGCGCGGGTTGAAGACTAG
- the gcvP gene encoding aminomethyl-transferring glycine dehydrogenase, producing the protein MPFKPTDYLPYDFANRRHIGPSPEEMDDMLAVVGASDLDALIDDTLPQSIRQKEPLEMGRPLSERELLHRMREVAGKNKLMKSLIGQGYHGTVTPPAIQRNILENPAWYTAYTPYQPEISQGRLEALLNFQTMVSDLTGLEIANASLLDESTACAEAMTMAQRVSKSKAKAFFVDRDCHPQNIAVVQTRAAPLGIEVIVGNPDKMNADEVFGALFQYPGTYGHVRDFTAHIEKLHAAKGIAVVAADPLSLTLLKEPGAMGADIAVGSTQRFGVPMGYGGPHAAYMATKEAHKRAMPGRLVGVSVDAHGNRAYRLSLQTREQHIRREKATSNVCTAQALLAVMASMYAVFHGPKGLKAIAQRIHRKTVRMAEGLETAGFKVDPQSFFDTITVDVGPLQAAVMKSARDEGLNLRQVGEKRVGITLDETTRPETIEAVWRAFGILKADDDFTPKYRVPENMHRQSDYLTHPIFHMNRAETEMMRYMRRLADRDLALDRAMIPLGSCTMKLNAAAEMMPISWPEFAHMHPFAPVDQAAGYTEMVTDLSDKLCQITGYDAISMQPNSGAQGEYAGLLTIAAYHRARGEGHRNICLIPMSAHGTNPASAQMVGWKVVPVASDEKGDIDLDDFREKAAKHAENLAGCMITYPSTHGVFEETVHEVCQITHDAGGQVYIDGANMNAMVGLSRPGDLGGDVSHLNLHKTFAIPHGGGGPGMGPIGVKAHLEPHLPGHPETDGTEGPVSAAPYGSASILAISWAYCLLMGGDGLTQATRVAILNANYIAKRLEGAFDVLYKGPSGRVAHECILDTRPFADSAHITVDDIAKRLIDNGFHAPTMSWPVAGTLMIEPTESETKAELDRFIDAMLSIRDEIKAVEDGRSDAENNPLKNAPHTMEDLVRDWDRPYSREQGCFPPGAFRVDKYWPPVNRVDNAYGDRHLVCTCPPMDDYAEAAE; encoded by the coding sequence ATGCCTTTCAAACCAACAGATTACCTGCCGTATGACTTCGCCAATCGCCGTCACATCGGCCCGTCCCCCGAAGAAATGGACGATATGCTGGCCGTGGTCGGTGCCTCTGATCTGGACGCGCTGATCGACGATACTCTGCCGCAATCAATCCGCCAGAAAGAGCCGCTCGAGATGGGGCGCCCTCTGTCGGAACGCGAGCTGTTGCACCGGATGCGGGAAGTCGCGGGCAAGAACAAACTGATGAAAAGCCTCATCGGTCAGGGGTATCATGGTACCGTCACGCCGCCTGCAATTCAGCGCAATATTCTGGAAAACCCGGCGTGGTACACCGCCTACACGCCCTATCAGCCAGAGATCTCGCAGGGCCGTCTTGAGGCGCTCTTGAACTTTCAGACCATGGTCAGCGATCTGACGGGTCTCGAGATCGCCAACGCTTCCTTGCTCGATGAATCCACCGCCTGCGCCGAGGCGATGACCATGGCGCAGCGGGTCAGCAAATCCAAGGCTAAGGCCTTCTTTGTCGACCGCGACTGTCACCCGCAAAACATTGCCGTCGTGCAAACCCGCGCAGCACCTTTGGGCATCGAGGTGATCGTCGGCAACCCCGACAAGATGAACGCGGACGAGGTCTTTGGCGCGCTGTTCCAATACCCCGGAACATACGGTCACGTACGGGACTTCACCGCCCATATCGAAAAGCTGCATGCCGCCAAAGGCATCGCAGTTGTGGCTGCAGATCCTCTGTCCCTGACCTTGCTCAAAGAACCCGGCGCCATGGGGGCCGATATCGCTGTTGGTTCGACCCAGCGGTTCGGCGTGCCGATGGGCTATGGTGGCCCGCACGCGGCCTATATGGCCACAAAAGAAGCCCACAAACGCGCGATGCCCGGCCGTCTGGTCGGGGTCTCGGTGGATGCGCATGGCAATCGCGCCTACCGCCTGTCCCTTCAAACCCGCGAACAGCATATCCGTCGTGAAAAAGCGACCTCGAATGTATGTACAGCCCAGGCGCTGCTTGCAGTCATGGCGTCGATGTATGCTGTTTTCCATGGGCCAAAGGGGCTTAAGGCGATTGCGCAGCGCATCCACCGTAAGACGGTTCGCATGGCCGAAGGGCTTGAGACCGCGGGCTTTAAAGTCGACCCACAAAGCTTCTTTGACACGATCACCGTGGACGTCGGGCCTCTGCAAGCTGCGGTCATGAAATCAGCACGCGACGAAGGTTTGAACCTGCGTCAGGTTGGCGAGAAACGCGTCGGAATCACGCTGGATGAAACCACGCGTCCGGAAACCATCGAGGCCGTCTGGCGTGCCTTTGGTATCCTCAAAGCCGACGATGATTTCACGCCGAAATACCGCGTGCCGGAAAACATGCACCGCCAGTCAGATTATCTGACCCACCCGATCTTCCACATGAACCGCGCCGAAACCGAGATGATGCGTTACATGCGTCGCTTGGCCGACCGCGACCTCGCGCTTGACCGCGCGATGATCCCGCTTGGGTCCTGCACAATGAAGCTGAATGCGGCCGCAGAAATGATGCCTATCAGCTGGCCCGAGTTCGCCCATATGCACCCCTTCGCGCCGGTCGATCAGGCGGCTGGCTATACGGAAATGGTCACGGATCTATCGGACAAGCTATGCCAGATCACCGGCTATGACGCGATCTCGATGCAGCCGAACTCTGGCGCGCAGGGCGAATACGCGGGCCTTTTGACCATCGCCGCCTATCACCGCGCGCGCGGTGAAGGGCATCGCAACATCTGTCTGATCCCGATGAGCGCCCACGGCACCAACCCGGCCTCCGCTCAGATGGTCGGCTGGAAAGTCGTCCCTGTGGCCTCTGACGAAAAAGGCGACATTGATCTCGATGACTTCCGCGAAAAGGCCGCCAAACACGCCGAGAACCTCGCGGGCTGTATGATCACATACCCCTCCACCCACGGCGTTTTTGAGGAAACCGTGCATGAGGTCTGCCAGATCACCCATGACGCCGGCGGTCAGGTCTATATCGACGGTGCGAATATGAATGCCATGGTCGGCCTTAGCCGTCCCGGAGACCTTGGCGGTGACGTCAGCCACCTCAACCTGCATAAAACCTTCGCCATCCCCCATGGCGGCGGCGGCCCCGGCATGGGTCCGATCGGCGTCAAAGCCCATCTGGAACCGCATCTACCGGGCCACCCGGAAACCGACGGCACCGAAGGCCCGGTCTCGGCCGCGCCCTATGGGTCTGCGTCCATTCTGGCGATCAGTTGGGCCTATTGCTTGCTTATGGGCGGAGACGGCCTCACCCAGGCCACCCGTGTTGCGATCCTCAATGCGAACTACATCGCCAAACGGCTCGAAGGCGCGTTTGACGTGCTTTACAAAGGCCCCTCGGGGCGCGTCGCGCATGAATGTATCCTCGACACGCGACCCTTTGCGGATAGCGCCCACATCACCGTGGACGACATCGCCAAGCGCCTGATCGACAACGGCTTCCACGCGCCAACCATGAGCTGGCCCGTCGCTGGCACGCTGATGATCGAGCCGACCGAGTCCGAAACCAAAGCCGAGCTTGACCGTTTCATCGACGCCATGCTGTCGATCCGCGACGAGATCAAAGCGGTCGAGGACGGCAGGTCAGATGCGGAAAACAACCCGCTCAAGAACGCGCCACACACCATGGAAGACCTCGTGCGAGATTGGGACCGGCCCTATAGCCGCGAACAGGGCTGCTTCCCGCCCGGAGCCTTCCGCGTCGACAAATACTGGCCTCCGGTCAACCGTGTCGACAACGCCTATGGCGACCGCCATCTGGTCTGCACCTGCCCGCCAATGGATGACTACGCCGAGGCGGCGGAATAG
- a CDS encoding MFS transporter, with amino-acid sequence MTGPLMPNTDLAPKRVWIAIAAAFLANSILFGTWAARLPAIKQSFDLSHDALGLLLLLMAAGAICGFPIAGKLADRHGGARITRILWALMVLSMLGLALAPSIWLLALAIICFGLSGGGMDVAMNVWATEAEDDTGKIWMPSFHAMWSLGSVLGALSGLVVIPWGWSHGTHFAIVAMLALPLAIWGMRIPWSFTPQPAEKTPFLPILRGKLLLVGFFTLCATLGEGAIADWSALYLIEVTATSEARAPIGLAVFATAMVVMRLSGAIVIGRLGPLRAAFVSAGFAGLGAAIVALAGSETMALIGFVALGLGYALAMPLAMARAGASRTMPKAMAVAGVATFAYGGILLGPPLIGFIAEATSLHTALLLLLALGGVMLITAPAMKPPKGGD; translated from the coding sequence ATGACCGGACCTCTCATGCCAAACACAGACCTTGCCCCCAAAAGAGTTTGGATCGCCATCGCGGCAGCCTTTCTGGCCAATAGCATCCTCTTTGGCACATGGGCCGCTCGGCTGCCCGCGATCAAACAGAGCTTTGATCTAAGCCATGATGCTTTAGGCCTTCTGCTCTTGCTGATGGCGGCCGGGGCCATTTGCGGCTTTCCTATCGCAGGCAAACTCGCGGATCGTCACGGCGGCGCACGGATCACGCGCATCCTTTGGGCGCTTATGGTGCTGTCGATGTTGGGGCTTGCTCTGGCCCCAAGCATCTGGCTTCTGGCGCTCGCCATCATCTGCTTTGGCCTAAGCGGAGGTGGCATGGATGTGGCGATGAACGTCTGGGCGACTGAAGCCGAGGACGACACAGGCAAGATCTGGATGCCGAGCTTTCATGCCATGTGGAGCCTTGGGTCCGTTCTGGGTGCGCTCAGCGGACTGGTCGTTATCCCTTGGGGCTGGAGCCACGGCACCCATTTCGCCATTGTCGCCATGCTGGCCTTGCCCTTGGCGATCTGGGGCATGCGCATTCCCTGGTCTTTCACCCCGCAACCCGCAGAAAAGACCCCTTTCTTGCCGATCCTTAGGGGCAAGCTCTTGCTGGTCGGCTTCTTCACGCTCTGCGCCACATTGGGCGAAGGCGCCATCGCGGATTGGAGCGCGCTTTACCTGATCGAGGTCACCGCGACCTCCGAGGCGCGCGCACCTATCGGTCTGGCTGTCTTTGCCACAGCCATGGTGGTCATGCGTCTGTCGGGTGCGATTGTCATCGGTCGCCTGGGCCCCCTGCGGGCCGCGTTTGTGAGCGCAGGCTTCGCCGGACTTGGCGCGGCCATCGTCGCCTTGGCAGGATCAGAAACCATGGCCCTAATCGGCTTTGTCGCGCTGGGGTTGGGCTATGCGCTTGCCATGCCATTGGCCATGGCACGTGCGGGTGCCTCACGGACCATGCCCAAGGCGATGGCCGTGGCCGGCGTCGCGACCTTTGCCTATGGCGGCATTTTGTTGGGGCCACCGCTGATCGGGTTTATTGCCGAGGCGACCTCGCTCCATACTGCGCTGCTGCTTTTGCTGGCATTGGGCGGTGTGATGCTGATCACAGCCCCCGCGATGAAACCGCCCAAGGGTGGCGACTAG
- the gcvT gene encoding glycine cleavage system aminomethyltransferase GcvT has translation MVETGDLHRTALYGMHVGLGAKMVPFAGYDMPVQYPMGVMKEHLHCRAEAGLFDVSHMGQVILRGASYEAVASAFETLVPMDVLGLGEGRQRYGLFTNEAGGIEDDLMFANRGDHLFVVVNAACKEADITRMKAALEPQIVVEVITDRALIALQGPAAETALSRLNPAAADMKFMDVATLELQGVDCWVSRSGYTGEDGYEISVPEAAAQSLCEALLAMEEVAPIGLGARDSLRLEAGLCLYGNDIDAQSDPGAAGLTWAIQKVRRAGGDRAGGFPGSDHILKVLSEGASRKRVGLLPEGRAPMRAGTQIFASEDADTPVGAVTSGGFGPSVNAPVAMGYVTADLASEGTQLFGEVRNKRMPLKVAKLPFIPANFKR, from the coding sequence ATGGTTGAAACCGGTGACCTGCACCGCACGGCTTTGTACGGCATGCACGTTGGCCTTGGGGCCAAAATGGTGCCATTCGCGGGCTATGACATGCCGGTGCAATACCCGATGGGGGTGATGAAAGAACACCTGCATTGCCGCGCCGAGGCTGGTTTGTTTGACGTCAGCCATATGGGTCAGGTGATCCTGCGCGGCGCGAGTTATGAGGCGGTTGCCTCGGCGTTTGAGACGCTGGTGCCGATGGATGTTCTGGGCTTGGGCGAGGGCCGCCAGCGCTATGGGCTGTTTACCAATGAGGCGGGCGGGATCGAGGATGATCTGATGTTTGCCAACCGCGGCGATCATCTGTTTGTGGTCGTGAATGCTGCCTGCAAAGAGGCCGACATCACCCGCATGAAAGCCGCGCTTGAGCCGCAGATCGTGGTCGAGGTCATCACGGATCGCGCTTTGATCGCTTTGCAGGGTCCGGCGGCGGAAACTGCGTTGTCGCGTTTGAACCCTGCGGCAGCTGATATGAAATTCATGGATGTCGCGACACTGGAATTGCAAGGTGTGGACTGTTGGGTCTCACGATCGGGCTACACCGGTGAAGACGGGTATGAAATCTCGGTGCCCGAGGCGGCTGCTCAATCCCTCTGCGAAGCCTTGCTCGCAATGGAAGAGGTCGCGCCCATCGGTCTTGGCGCGCGCGACAGCCTGAGGCTTGAGGCCGGACTTTGCCTTTACGGCAACGACATCGACGCACAAAGCGACCCCGGCGCAGCAGGCCTGACATGGGCCATCCAAAAAGTGCGCCGCGCGGGCGGCGACCGCGCCGGAGGCTTCCCGGGATCGGACCATATCCTCAAAGTTCTCAGCGAAGGTGCCAGCCGCAAACGTGTCGGCTTGTTGCCCGAGGGCCGCGCCCCAATGCGGGCCGGCACACAGATTTTCGCAAGCGAAGACGCAGATACCCCCGTGGGCGCGGTCACGTCAGGCGGCTTTGGCCCCTCGGTCAACGCCCCCGTAGCCATGGGCTATGTCACAGCCGACCTCGCCTCTGAGGGCACGCAACTCTTTGGCGAGGTGCGCAATAAACGCATGCCGCTCAAGGTCGCCAAACTTCCCTTCATCCCCGCCAACTTCAAACGTTAA
- a CDS encoding ABC transporter ATP-binding protein yields the protein MTSVLSLKDVRLALESNAGLVEILHGITLDVAAGETLGLIGPSGSGKSSLLMLMGGLERASSGTITALGQDLTHMNEDGLARFRRENMGVVFQSFHLIPTMTALENVATPLELAGHSDAFDRAAEELEAVGLGHRADHYPSQMSGGEQQRVALARAAAPRPKLLLADEPTGNLDGANGEAIMDLLFGLRDRHGATLVLVTHSRALAARCDRVIRLRDGRVDTAQEAAE from the coding sequence ATGACCTCGGTTCTCTCTCTCAAAGATGTGCGTTTGGCGCTGGAAAGCAACGCCGGATTGGTGGAAATCTTGCATGGCATCACATTGGATGTCGCGGCGGGGGAAACTTTGGGGCTGATCGGGCCTTCGGGATCGGGCAAATCCTCGTTGTTGATGCTGATGGGCGGGCTTGAGCGCGCGAGCTCCGGGACAATCACTGCCTTGGGTCAGGATCTGACCCATATGAACGAAGACGGGCTGGCGCGATTTCGGCGCGAAAACATGGGCGTGGTGTTTCAGAGCTTTCACCTGATCCCGACCATGACAGCGCTTGAGAACGTCGCGACCCCGCTTGAGCTGGCAGGGCATTCTGATGCCTTTGACCGCGCGGCGGAGGAACTTGAGGCCGTCGGTCTTGGGCATCGTGCCGATCACTACCCCTCGCAAATGTCTGGCGGTGAACAGCAGCGGGTCGCGCTGGCCCGCGCGGCGGCACCGCGTCCGAAGCTCTTGCTGGCGGATGAGCCGACAGGCAACCTTGACGGGGCCAATGGCGAGGCGATCATGGATCTCTTGTTCGGCCTGCGCGATCGCCATGGGGCGACCTTGGTGCTGGTGACCCACTCCCGTGCGCTGGCTGCGCGGTGTGACCGCGTGATCCGCCTGCGAGATGGCCGCGTGGATACCGCACAAGAGGCCGCAGAATGA
- a CDS encoding LytTR family DNA-binding domain-containing protein, giving the protein MYRSLYNRNWRLFLANGDELAFTTCELYSFLTSRRFLSALALVFVILVATDPPLFQESLPILERAAFWLLTIIFYVVLLLAGLAGVKLYNLRRDDKAIVLPFISVPVLCITAMLAVGFGVSAFGAHAPEASVTRAPIILATSLVASQCFEFVIAKWIFVEHLREGRSTSEDTHIEPLLVTSGGSIPLSSILYLEAREHYVDIVQVDRLVTVRSTLSALTNQLPADAGFRVHRSFWVAKSSLQSAQNSAAFKDVRVSGGRSIPVARSRQKDFRDWYQENFR; this is encoded by the coding sequence ATGTACAGAAGTCTATATAACCGAAACTGGCGTTTGTTCTTGGCCAACGGCGATGAATTGGCCTTTACGACCTGTGAACTTTACAGTTTTTTGACCTCGCGCCGTTTTCTGTCAGCCCTTGCATTGGTCTTTGTGATCCTTGTGGCAACGGATCCGCCCCTGTTCCAGGAAAGCCTTCCGATTCTTGAACGCGCCGCGTTTTGGCTTTTGACGATCATTTTCTACGTCGTGCTTTTGCTAGCAGGCCTCGCCGGGGTGAAACTCTATAATCTCCGTAGAGATGACAAAGCCATTGTCCTGCCGTTCATCTCCGTGCCCGTCCTGTGCATCACGGCCATGCTTGCCGTGGGTTTCGGAGTTTCTGCCTTTGGTGCGCATGCTCCGGAGGCAAGTGTCACGCGCGCGCCAATCATTCTGGCAACCAGCCTCGTGGCTTCTCAATGTTTCGAATTTGTCATCGCGAAATGGATCTTCGTGGAACACCTCAGAGAGGGCCGCAGCACCTCCGAAGATACACATATTGAGCCGCTTCTGGTCACCAGCGGCGGGTCAATTCCTCTGTCCAGTATCCTCTATCTTGAAGCGCGCGAGCATTATGTCGATATCGTGCAGGTGGATCGGCTGGTGACTGTCAGGTCCACCTTGTCTGCTCTGACAAACCAGCTTCCGGCAGATGCGGGGTTTCGAGTGCACCGCTCGTTCTGGGTTGCCAAATCATCTCTGCAAAGCGCGCAAAACAGTGCCGCTTTCAAGGACGTCCGTGTTTCCGGAGGTCGCTCAATTCCTGTGGCGCGATCGCGGCAAAAGGACTTTCGCGACTGGTATCAGGAAAACTTTCGTTAG
- a CDS encoding ABC transporter permease — MSLRIAARFARRELRGGLKGFRIFLACLALGVAAIAGIGSVRSSIEAGIADQGATLLGGDAQMQFTYRYASDEERAWMAEQATAISEVVDFRSMAVVERDGATERGLTQIKAVDDLYPLVGEIKLEGRMDLATAFAGQNGLPGAVIHPQLAAQLALEIGDTFKLGLQEFTVAALLQSEPDSAGGGFGLGPRTMVLTKDLADSALLSPGTLFDTQYRMLLAEGVDMDVAKSDATQRFEDTGMRWSDSRNGAPGISEFVDRLGAFLILVGLAGLAVGGVGVSAAIRAYLASKTQVIATLRSLGASRATIFLTYFLQIGVLSILGIAIGLTLGTLAPIALAPVISAVLPLPTVIAVHPEALLEASVYGALTALIFTLWPLARTEDVRAASLFRDAMNAAPGIPAVRYLLATGALLALLVAAASWFSGNLTLTLWTTGGIAGALLLLALASVAIRWISRRATRRSRRRPALRWALAAISSPREGAASVVLSLGLGLSVLAAVGQIDGNLRGAISRDLPSVAPSYFFVDIQRDQMPGFLARMESDPAVSNVESAPMLRGVITRINGMPATEVAGDHWVIQGDRGVSYAGALPETTEILEGEWWGADYTGAPQISFAAEEAEEIGLKLGDTMTVNILGRDITGTVTSFRDVDFSTAGMGFVLVMNEAALAGAPHSFIATVYAEKEAEAAILRDITSANPNITAISVRDAIDNVSNILGSIAAATSYGAAATLLTGFLVLIGAAAAGQQNRTYEAAILKTLGATRQRILMSFALRSALLGTAAGLVALTAGIIGGWAVSFYILETDYEIIWNNALAIVAGGVIATLLAGLAFAAAPLATKPARTLRSAD; from the coding sequence ATGAGCCTGAGGATTGCAGCCCGCTTTGCCCGGCGTGAATTGCGCGGAGGCCTGAAAGGGTTTCGCATCTTCCTCGCCTGTCTGGCGCTTGGCGTGGCCGCGATTGCGGGGATCGGGTCGGTTCGGTCTTCGATCGAAGCAGGCATCGCCGATCAGGGCGCGACGCTTTTGGGCGGGGACGCGCAAATGCAGTTCACCTATCGCTATGCCTCGGACGAGGAACGCGCGTGGATGGCAGAACAGGCCACCGCGATTTCAGAGGTGGTGGATTTCAGATCCATGGCCGTGGTGGAGCGAGATGGCGCCACCGAACGCGGCCTGACCCAGATCAAGGCCGTCGATGATCTTTACCCGCTGGTGGGTGAGATCAAACTAGAAGGCAGGATGGATCTGGCCACCGCTTTCGCAGGTCAAAACGGCCTGCCCGGCGCGGTGATCCACCCGCAACTGGCAGCGCAATTGGCGCTGGAGATTGGCGATACCTTCAAGCTCGGCCTGCAGGAATTCACGGTGGCCGCTTTACTTCAATCCGAGCCCGACAGCGCGGGCGGCGGCTTCGGGCTTGGGCCGCGCACAATGGTGCTGACCAAGGACCTTGCAGACTCAGCACTGCTTTCCCCCGGCACGCTTTTTGACACGCAATACCGGATGCTTTTGGCCGAAGGTGTCGACATGGACGTCGCCAAATCTGACGCCACCCAGCGGTTTGAAGACACCGGCATGCGTTGGAGCGACAGCCGCAATGGCGCGCCAGGTATCTCGGAATTTGTCGACCGCTTGGGGGCATTCCTGATCCTTGTGGGGCTCGCAGGCCTTGCGGTTGGCGGCGTCGGCGTCTCGGCCGCCATCCGCGCCTATCTGGCGAGTAAAACACAGGTGATCGCGACCTTGCGTTCTTTGGGGGCCTCTCGGGCGACGATCTTTCTGACCTATTTCCTGCAGATCGGTGTGCTGAGCATCTTGGGCATCGCGATTGGTCTGACCTTGGGCACATTGGCCCCGATTGCTTTGGCTCCCGTGATTTCGGCGGTCTTGCCATTGCCGACGGTGATTGCTGTGCATCCAGAGGCCCTGCTGGAGGCTTCGGTCTATGGCGCGTTGACCGCGTTGATCTTTACCCTCTGGCCGCTGGCGCGGACCGAGGATGTGCGCGCGGCGTCTCTGTTCCGAGACGCGATGAATGCGGCTCCGGGTATTCCTGCGGTTCGGTATCTATTGGCGACAGGGGCGCTCCTCGCTTTGCTCGTCGCTGCGGCCTCGTGGTTCTCTGGCAACCTGACGCTGACGCTCTGGACCACGGGTGGCATTGCAGGCGCGCTGTTGTTGCTGGCGCTGGCCTCTGTCGCGATCCGTTGGATCTCGCGTCGGGCGACGCGGCGCTCACGTCGGCGTCCTGCACTGCGTTGGGCCTTGGCAGCAATTTCCAGCCCACGAGAAGGGGCGGCCTCTGTTGTCTTGTCGCTGGGGCTTGGCCTGTCGGTTCTGGCCGCCGTCGGCCAGATCGACGGCAACCTACGTGGCGCGATTTCGCGGGACTTGCCGAGCGTTGCGCCGAGCTATTTCTTTGTAGACATCCAGCGCGATCAGATGCCCGGCTTCCTTGCCCGGATGGAGAGCGACCCTGCCGTCAGCAACGTCGAAAGCGCCCCCATGCTGCGCGGCGTCATCACGCGGATCAATGGCATGCCAGCCACTGAGGTCGCCGGAGATCACTGGGTCATCCAAGGCGACCGTGGCGTCAGCTATGCCGGTGCCCTGCCCGAGACCACCGAGATCCTAGAGGGGGAATGGTGGGGCGCTGATTATACCGGCGCGCCTCAGATCAGTTTCGCCGCAGAAGAGGCCGAAGAGATCGGCCTCAAACTGGGTGACACAATGACCGTCAATATTCTGGGTCGCGACATCACTGGCACGGTCACGAGCTTCCGCGATGTTGATTTCTCGACTGCAGGCATGGGCTTTGTGCTGGTCATGAACGAAGCCGCCCTGGCCGGCGCGCCGCATAGTTTCATCGCAACCGTCTATGCAGAGAAAGAGGCCGAAGCCGCGATCCTGCGTGACATCACAAGCGCCAATCCAAACATCACAGCGATCTCGGTGCGCGATGCGATCGACAACGTCAGCAACATCCTTGGATCGATTGCGGCGGCGACGTCATACGGCGCGGCAGCCACCTTGCTGACGGGCTTCCTTGTGCTGATCGGAGCCGCCGCCGCGGGCCAACAGAACCGCACCTATGAGGCGGCGATCCTGAAAACGCTTGGGGCGACACGCCAGCGTATTCTGATGAGCTTTGCCTTGCGTTCTGCGCTCTTGGGAACGGCGGCTGGTCTGGTGGCCCTGACTGCAGGGATCATCGGCGGCTGGGCGGTCAGTTTCTATATTCTGGAGACCGATTACGAGATCATCTGGAACAACGCATTGGCCATTGTCGCAGGCGGCGTGATCGCCACGCTTTTGGCTGGACTTGCATTCGCCGCCGCCCCTCTTGCGACCAAACCCGCGCGGACGTTGCGCAGCGCGGACTGA